A region of the Candidatus Zixiibacteriota bacterium genome:
GTGACCATCTTGACGAACTCGGTGGCCAGATCGACCGTGGAGAGCTCCAGCGATCCGGACAGCACCGTGCCGAAGCTGCCGTTGCCCGGATTGCCCAGCAGGACCGGCCCGGATTCCGGCGACTCGAGGAAAAGCGAGTTGCCGAGATGGGTCAGCCCTTCGGGGCTGGCGAAATCGGCCAGCGCGATCCTGAAGAGCGGTTGCGTTCCGCCGTTGGTAAACAACCCCGTGATCACTCCGTCCGAGTCGATGTTGATGCCGCGCAGGATGCCCGACCTTGAGCCGTCTTGGTTGAGCACGCTCACCGCCGAAGGAAGCGCGAACTGCGTCGTGCCGGTGAAATTCATGGCTGCGGCCGCGATCGTCTGGCTGGAGGCGCCGTTTGCCCACGCGATCGGCCCCACGGCCGTGATGTTGCTCGTCGCCGCGTCCAGCGTGCCGTCGGGGTTGAAGGCGAGCAGGCCGCCGGCGGCGTTCACCTGCTGGAGCTCTCCCGCGGTCCCGCCGGTGATCTCGCCGGCATTGGCCAGTACCCGGTACTCCCATTGGTTGGCCGTGGCGGTCTTGCGGAAAATGAGCGTGAGGTCATGCCCCTGTCCGAGGGAGTCGAAGATCGTCACGACCGTGGAGAAATTCGCCGCCGCGAACCAGTTCCCCGCCGTGTCCTCGGTTCCCGCAGCGTCCGCCGGTATGGCCGGGCCGGGCGTCGTCGAGGTCGCGTCGAGGTTGGCCGTGAGGTTGATCTCGGTCGTCTCGGTCGGGGAAACGATCGCCTGGCTGATGACGATGTTGCGCAGTCCGCTCACTGGGTTGCCGTCGGAATCCAGCTGCACGCCCTGCACCGCCAGACCTGCCGGATTGACCAGATTTCCCTGATCGTCGAGCGTGAACTGGCCGGCCCGGCTGTAAAAGGTCGACCCCTGCGCATCTCTCAAAACGAACATCCCCCGGCCCTGAATCGCCATGTCGGTCGGGCTGTTGGTGGTCTCCACGCCCCCCTGGACGAACGGGCGGTGCGCCGCGGCGAGACGGGAACCGAGGCCGATCTTGGTGCCGCCGAT
Encoded here:
- a CDS encoding flagellar hook protein FlgE, with the translated sequence MALTGALFAGVSGINANGNAMNIIGDNIANVNTIGYKSSRAVFFDLLSAEIGGTKIGLGSRLAAAHRPFVQGGVETTNSPTDMAIQGRGMFVLRDAQGSTFYSRAGQFTLDDQGNLVNPAGLAVQGVQLDSDGNPVSGLRNIVISQAIVSPTETTEINLTANLDATSTTPGPAIPADAAGTEDTAGNWFAAANFSTVVTIFDSLGQGHDLTLIFRKTATANQWEYRVLANAGEITGGTAGELQQVNAAGGLLAFNPDGTLDAATSNITAVGPIAWANGASSQTIAAAAMNFTGTTQFALPSAVSVLNQDGSRSGILRGINIDSDGVITGLFTNGGTQPLFRIALADFASPEGLTHLGNSLFLESPESGPVLLGNPGNGSFGTVLSGSLELSTVDLATEFVKMVTTQRGFQASSRTITVTDTLLEEVSNLKR